A single window of Undibacterium sp. 5I1 DNA harbors:
- a CDS encoding CoA-binding protein, whose translation MTTNKELRQILLHAKTIAVVGLSPNPARPSHEVAAYLQAQGYTIIPVNPNEVGKLILGETCYASLADAAAHATNRIDIVDCFRQSDAMPALVDDAISVGARCIWMQLGVSHPSAAMTARSAGISVVMDRCIKIDHAMLC comes from the coding sequence ATGACTACCAATAAAGAGTTACGCCAGATTTTATTGCACGCAAAAACGATTGCAGTAGTCGGTTTATCGCCCAATCCCGCTCGTCCCAGTCACGAGGTTGCGGCCTATTTGCAGGCGCAAGGCTACACCATCATCCCTGTCAACCCTAACGAGGTCGGAAAATTAATTCTTGGTGAAACCTGTTATGCCAGTTTGGCGGACGCAGCTGCCCACGCAACGAACAGGATCGATATCGTCGATTGTTTTCGTCAATCCGACGCGATGCCCGCGCTGGTTGATGATGCTATTTCGGTTGGTGCTCGCTGTATCTGGATGCAGTTAGGGGTTAGTCATCCATCCGCGGCGATGACCGCACGCTCTGCCGGCATTAGCGTGGTGATGGATCGTTGCATCAAAATAGACCACGCCATGCTTTGCTAA
- a CDS encoding GNAT family N-acetyltransferase, with protein sequence MTISLPNIPSDTHINSGVADASSTTPVITFRDAVLADADVVADMVNSAYRGDSSRQGWTTEADLLQGARTNADEIRDQIAAAGSFILLCLQDQAIVGCVHLEQQQNAAYFGMFVVRPQLQGKGIGKQFMQQAESAVQQRWGVTKIWMTVISVRHELLAYYERRGYVRTGRLSPFPVEERQEILLAGDLQFEELEKLLPHKSS encoded by the coding sequence ATGACTATTTCTTTACCGAATATACCTTCCGATACTCATATCAATTCCGGTGTTGCCGATGCCAGTTCAACGACACCAGTGATTACTTTCCGTGATGCAGTGCTGGCGGATGCGGACGTGGTTGCTGACATGGTCAACAGCGCTTATCGTGGCGATAGCAGTCGTCAGGGCTGGACGACGGAGGCGGACTTGTTGCAGGGGGCGCGTACCAATGCGGATGAAATCCGCGATCAGATCGCTGCCGCCGGATCGTTTATTTTGTTGTGTTTGCAGGATCAGGCAATCGTCGGTTGCGTGCATCTGGAGCAGCAGCAAAATGCAGCGTATTTCGGGATGTTTGTGGTACGTCCGCAGTTGCAGGGCAAAGGCATCGGTAAACAGTTTATGCAACAGGCAGAAAGTGCGGTACAGCAGCGTTGGGGCGTGACTAAAATCTGGATGACAGTGATCAGCGTTCGCCATGAGTTGCTAGCGTATTACGAGCGGCGTGGCTATGTTCGCACCGGGCGCTTAAGTCCTTTTCCGGTTGAGGAGCGTCAAGAGATCTTGCTGGCTGGTGATCTTCAATTTGAAGAGCTGGAAAAACTTTTACCCCACAAATCTTCATAA
- a CDS encoding DUF3224 domain-containing protein, producing the protein MKTNLLHHVGISIYLLTCLSACVTNPPATESASVILKAPNMHHARGGFDIKLNPQVPATAIEVAKLARQTIIKQFNGDLNASSLGEMLTAVTETKGSAGYVAIERVTGSLQGKKGSFVLMHTGTMNRGQADLVVQIVPDSGTDELAGITGQMEIQINNGQHFYTFDYKLP; encoded by the coding sequence ATGAAAACAAACTTATTACATCACGTGGGTATCAGCATTTACTTATTAACTTGCCTGAGTGCCTGTGTTACCAACCCGCCAGCAACAGAGTCCGCATCTGTCATTTTAAAGGCGCCAAATATGCACCACGCTAGAGGGGGCTTTGACATCAAATTGAACCCGCAAGTACCAGCAACAGCAATCGAAGTCGCAAAACTTGCTCGCCAAACGATCATCAAGCAATTTAACGGCGACTTAAATGCCTCTAGCTTAGGTGAAATGCTGACTGCAGTTACGGAAACCAAGGGTTCGGCGGGTTATGTCGCGATTGAGCGCGTGACAGGTAGTCTGCAAGGCAAGAAAGGTAGTTTTGTCCTGATGCATACAGGAACAATGAATCGCGGCCAGGCAGATTTAGTGGTCCAAATCGTTCCAGATTCCGGCACCGATGAATTGGCAGGAATCACTGGGCAGATGGAGATACAAATCAATAACGGGCAGCATTTTTATACCTTCGATTACAAGTTACCGTAG
- a CDS encoding helix-turn-helix domain-containing protein: MSNTDPLAQTQIQNQESPKPRGVLRRTLNQGEFQHHRQLPSAELADVIEHYWHVSWDLRGLPAQEQATLPHPNVHLVIEQGQARIYGVHSHRFIRQLAEQDQVFGIKFKAGGFYPFYRQALASLHNRSIDLTTCFGQSSADFAGQISVADNFLAKCAIAENFLLAHLPPSDPQVLQVSQLVASIEQNHSITTVDDLLRINDLDKRSLQRLFQKYVGVGPKWVIQRYRLHEAIAQIQEGKTLNWIALALELGYFDQAHFGRDFRALVGMTPAEYEKSLV; this comes from the coding sequence ATGAGCAATACCGATCCTTTGGCGCAAACGCAGATACAAAACCAAGAGTCGCCCAAACCACGTGGTGTTTTGCGCCGGACGCTCAATCAGGGAGAATTTCAGCATCACCGGCAACTGCCTTCTGCCGAATTGGCTGATGTTATTGAGCACTACTGGCATGTCAGCTGGGATCTGCGTGGCTTGCCCGCACAAGAGCAAGCCACTTTGCCCCATCCGAATGTGCATCTGGTGATAGAGCAGGGACAAGCGCGCATTTACGGTGTGCACAGCCACCGCTTCATCAGGCAACTGGCCGAACAGGATCAGGTCTTTGGTATCAAATTTAAGGCCGGAGGCTTTTACCCTTTTTATAGACAAGCCTTAGCAAGCTTACATAACCGATCAATTGACCTTACTACTTGTTTTGGTCAGTCCAGTGCGGATTTTGCCGGACAAATATCTGTCGCCGATAATTTTCTCGCCAAATGCGCAATAGCAGAAAACTTCTTACTAGCCCATTTACCGCCATCCGATCCGCAAGTCCTCCAAGTCAGTCAGCTAGTTGCGAGCATAGAACAAAACCACAGCATCACAACGGTCGACGATCTGCTTCGCATAAACGATCTGGACAAGCGCAGTTTGCAGCGCTTGTTTCAAAAATATGTCGGTGTCGGTCCGAAGTGGGTTATTCAGCGCTACCGCTTACACGAAGCTATAGCCCAGATTCAGGAAGGAAAAACACTTAACTGGATAGCGTTAGCGCTAGAACTTGGCTATTTTGATCAAGCCCATTTCGGACGTGATTTTCGGGCCTTAGTGGGCATGACGCCTGCGGAATATGAGAAGAGCTTGGTCTAG
- a CDS encoding PPK2 family polyphosphate kinase, whose translation MSISALFRKKPKFVLKDEDASQKMIASSEEDKSNAKAADRLLTLSLAEEISAFQTVLYAQKKYKFLIILQGMDTSGKDGTVRGVFGQIDPLGARSIGFKAPTSVELAHDYLWRVHQHVPASGEIVIFNRSHYEDVLITRVHDMIDDKECERRYAHIRDFERMLTETGTVILKFFLHISAKEQKQRLEDRIADPDKHWKFDPQDLAERKFWDAYQRQYEKTIEATDADHAPWYIIPADSKTQRNLAIAHIVQEKLASLKLAYPPGNPEYSKLKVV comes from the coding sequence ATGAGCATCAGCGCACTATTCCGTAAAAAGCCCAAATTCGTCTTAAAAGATGAGGATGCGTCGCAAAAAATGATTGCGTCCAGCGAAGAAGACAAGAGCAATGCTAAAGCCGCAGATCGTTTGCTCACCTTGAGCTTGGCGGAAGAGATCTCTGCTTTCCAGACAGTTTTATACGCGCAGAAAAAGTATAAATTTTTGATCATCCTTCAAGGCATGGACACCTCAGGCAAGGACGGAACCGTGCGCGGTGTGTTTGGACAGATTGATCCACTTGGCGCCCGATCCATCGGTTTTAAAGCGCCGACCAGTGTGGAGCTTGCTCATGATTACCTCTGGCGCGTGCATCAGCATGTGCCAGCCAGTGGCGAGATAGTAATTTTTAACCGCAGCCATTATGAGGACGTACTGATCACTCGCGTACATGACATGATCGATGACAAAGAGTGCGAGCGGCGTTACGCACACATCAGGGATTTTGAACGTATGCTGACAGAAACCGGCACCGTAATTCTCAAATTCTTTTTACACATTTCTGCCAAAGAACAAAAGCAACGGCTGGAAGACCGCATCGCCGACCCGGACAAACATTGGAAATTCGATCCCCAAGACTTGGCGGAACGCAAATTCTGGGATGCTTACCAGCGCCAATACGAAAAAACCATCGAAGCCACCGATGCCGACCATGCGCCTTGGTACATCATTCCTGCCGACTCTAAAACCCAGCGCAACCTCGCAATTGCCCATATCGTGCAAGAGAAGCTCGCCAGTTTAAAACTCGCTTACCCGCCCGGCAATCCTGAGTACAGCAAACTCAAAGTAGTTTAA
- the atpG gene encoding F0F1 ATP synthase subunit gamma — translation MASGKEIRGKIKSVENTKKITKAMEMVAASKMRKAQDRMRAARPYSEKIRNITSNLSQANPEYTHPFMVQQDQSKKVGLIVVTTDKGLCGGLNTNVLRLVTNKLRELEAKGSKIEAVAIGNKGLGFLNRIGAKVVAHAVQLGDTPHLDKLIGPVKLLLDAYQDGKLDAVYLSYTKFINTMKQEPVLEQLLPLTADKLAADKNTHTWDYIYEPDANTVIDELLVRYVEALIFQAVAENMASEQSARMVAMKSASDNAGSVIGELKLVYNKTRQAAITKELSEIVAGAAAV, via the coding sequence ATGGCCTCAGGTAAAGAGATACGTGGCAAGATCAAAAGTGTAGAAAATACGAAAAAGATCACTAAGGCGATGGAAATGGTCGCCGCATCCAAAATGCGTAAGGCGCAAGACCGGATGCGTGCAGCTCGCCCTTATAGTGAAAAAATTCGTAATATCACTTCGAACTTGTCACAAGCGAATCCTGAGTACACGCATCCTTTCATGGTTCAACAAGATCAATCCAAAAAAGTCGGATTGATCGTTGTGACCACAGACAAGGGTTTATGCGGTGGCCTGAATACGAACGTGTTGCGTTTGGTCACCAACAAACTGCGTGAACTCGAAGCTAAGGGTTCAAAAATTGAAGCGGTCGCAATTGGTAATAAAGGTCTTGGCTTCCTGAACCGTATCGGTGCAAAAGTCGTGGCGCACGCAGTGCAACTCGGCGATACACCGCATCTGGATAAACTGATTGGCCCAGTAAAATTATTGCTGGATGCTTATCAGGACGGTAAGTTAGATGCAGTCTACCTGTCTTACACCAAGTTTATTAACACTATGAAGCAAGAGCCTGTCCTAGAGCAATTATTGCCCCTGACGGCTGACAAACTGGCAGCAGATAAAAATACCCACACTTGGGACTATATCTATGAGCCAGACGCAAACACGGTGATTGATGAGTTGCTGGTACGTTATGTTGAGGCACTGATTTTTCAAGCAGTGGCAGAGAACATGGCGTCTGAACAATCGGCTCGTATGGTAGCGATGAAATCAGCCAGTGATAACGCAGGTAGTGTGATTGGTGAACTGAAACTGGTGTACAACAAAACCCGTCAAGCTGCGATTACCAAAGAGCTTTCCGAGATCGTCGCCGGCGCGGCAGCGGTCTAA
- the hemE gene encoding uroporphyrinogen decarboxylase, which yields MSNSFAPLKNDTFLKALMCQETDYTPLWLMRQAGRYLPEYRATRKGAGSFMSLAKNPDFATEVTIQPLDRFELDAAILFSDILTVPDAMGLGLYFEEGEGPKFERPLKDEKDVLALKVPEAGSLQYVFDAVTQIRHTLNGRVPLIGFSGSPWTLACYMVEGQGSREFHTVKTMMYKRPDLMDHILRTNAMAVATYLNAQIDAGAQAVMIFDSWGGALADGAYQRFSLRYMQDVVNQLQREKDGQRIPVIVFTKGGGLWLEQIADIGADAMGLDWTVNLGQARAKVGHKVALQGNLDPAVLFADHDQIRQQVTATLQSYGTPGAGHGHVFNLGHGISQFTPPDAVSVLVESVHEVSRQQRQNKA from the coding sequence ATGTCGAACAGTTTTGCCCCGCTCAAAAATGACACCTTCTTAAAAGCCCTGATGTGTCAGGAGACGGATTACACACCGCTATGGTTAATGCGCCAGGCAGGTCGTTATTTGCCGGAATACCGCGCAACCCGCAAAGGTGCCGGATCGTTTATGAGCCTGGCAAAAAATCCCGACTTTGCGACGGAAGTGACGATTCAGCCATTAGACAGGTTTGAATTAGATGCGGCGATTTTATTCTCCGACATTTTGACTGTGCCCGACGCCATGGGTCTGGGCTTATATTTTGAAGAGGGAGAAGGTCCTAAATTTGAACGTCCGCTCAAAGATGAAAAAGACGTGCTGGCGTTAAAAGTACCAGAAGCTGGCAGTCTGCAATATGTCTTTGATGCCGTTACGCAAATCCGTCACACCTTAAACGGTCGCGTGCCCTTGATTGGTTTCTCGGGTAGCCCGTGGACACTAGCTTGTTATATGGTCGAAGGGCAAGGTTCGCGTGAGTTTCATACGGTTAAAACCATGATGTATAAGCGCCCGGATTTGATGGATCATATTCTGCGCACCAATGCCATGGCAGTTGCGACTTACCTCAACGCGCAAATCGACGCCGGTGCGCAGGCAGTCATGATTTTTGATAGCTGGGGTGGGGCATTGGCTGACGGTGCTTATCAACGATTCTCCCTTCGCTACATGCAAGATGTAGTTAATCAATTGCAACGCGAAAAAGATGGTCAGCGTATTCCCGTCATCGTCTTCACCAAAGGCGGTGGCCTATGGTTAGAGCAAATTGCCGATATCGGTGCTGATGCAATGGGTCTGGACTGGACCGTCAATCTTGGTCAGGCACGCGCCAAAGTTGGGCATAAAGTCGCCTTGCAAGGCAATCTTGATCCGGCAGTCTTGTTTGCCGACCATGATCAGATTCGCCAGCAAGTCACTGCGACCTTGCAATCCTATGGAACACCGGGCGCCGGTCATGGACATGTGTTCAATTTAGGTCACGGTATTTCCCAATTCACCCCGCCCGATGCGGTAAGTGTGTTGGTCGAATCAGTGCATGAAGTAAGTCGCCAGCAGCGTCAAAACAAGGCTTAA
- a CDS encoding primosomal protein N', with protein sequence MEHCILQIVLDTPLDTSFDYRWNLRKIEAGGATSETEPQISSVPQIGQLALVPFGRQEVMGLIVGISDTTEVPANKLKDVLEVRTQLAPLPQAWLDLCRFAADYYQRPLGEVALPALPKNLRTSKVTSLERNLKKVAKDAAPQDTNPNPEPTLNAEQQLAVDAIASAQQFSPHLLYGVTGSGKTEVYLQATAKVLAQSTDAQVLILVPEINLTPQLENHLRQRFSGIQIATLHSGMAEGERVRHWLSAHLGQARIILGTRLAILASLPNLKMIVIDEEHDPSYKQQEGLRYSARDLAVWRARQLDIPVVLGSATPSLESWYHANTQRYRKLSLRERAVKDAVLPVVKVINTEHEKPSEGLTQRLVTSIRLRLEKGEQSLLFLNRRGYSPVIACDACGWISNCTRCTAHLVMHKLDHKLRCHHCGLEQRIPRSCPTCGNVDLQPLGRGTQRIEESLAHIFPEARVFRIDADSTRRKGSAEAAFDTVHRGEVDILIGTQMVAKGHDFKNLSLVAALNPDSALFSQDYRASERLFAQLMQVAGRAGRAARKEGGNLSEVLIQTRYPDHPLYHALMAHDYDSFANDLLQEREQAGMPPFIYQALLRAEAKELQIALDFLHQAAALATDPGITLNDPIPMTMTRVANVDRAQLLVESTFRPALQYFLKNWINDLRALKSRVKWSVEIDPVDI encoded by the coding sequence ATGGAACACTGCATCCTCCAAATCGTGCTTGACACGCCGCTTGATACAAGCTTCGACTACCGGTGGAATCTGCGCAAAATTGAGGCGGGCGGAGCTACATCTGAGACCGAACCACAAATTTCATCCGTGCCCCAAATCGGGCAATTAGCCTTAGTTCCGTTTGGGCGGCAAGAGGTGATGGGGCTGATTGTCGGTATCAGCGACACTACCGAGGTGCCCGCCAACAAACTCAAAGATGTACTTGAAGTGCGCACCCAACTCGCGCCTTTGCCACAAGCCTGGCTGGACTTATGTCGTTTTGCCGCTGACTACTACCAGCGACCACTGGGCGAAGTCGCTTTGCCTGCACTACCAAAAAACTTGCGCACCAGTAAAGTGACATCGCTGGAACGCAATCTCAAGAAAGTCGCCAAAGATGCAGCGCCACAAGACACCAACCCCAATCCAGAACCCACCTTAAATGCCGAACAGCAACTAGCGGTCGACGCTATTGCCAGCGCCCAACAGTTTTCCCCGCACTTGCTCTACGGTGTAACGGGTAGCGGTAAGACGGAAGTCTATTTGCAAGCCACCGCCAAGGTTTTGGCTCAAAGCACAGACGCGCAAGTCTTGATTTTGGTGCCAGAAATTAACCTCACACCACAATTAGAGAACCACCTACGTCAGCGTTTTTCGGGTATCCAGATCGCCACTTTGCACAGCGGCATGGCCGAAGGCGAACGCGTGCGCCACTGGTTGTCGGCGCATTTAGGGCAAGCCCGTATTATTCTTGGGACGCGCTTAGCGATACTCGCGTCCTTGCCCAACTTAAAAATGATCGTCATCGATGAAGAGCACGATCCTTCTTACAAGCAACAAGAAGGCTTGCGCTATTCGGCTCGCGACCTAGCCGTCTGGCGCGCCCGTCAGCTCGATATCCCGGTCGTGCTCGGCTCCGCCACACCGTCCTTGGAAAGTTGGTACCACGCCAATACCCAACGGTATCGCAAGCTGAGCTTGCGTGAAAGAGCCGTTAAAGACGCCGTTTTACCCGTCGTCAAAGTCATCAACACCGAGCATGAAAAACCGAGCGAAGGTTTGACCCAAAGATTGGTCACCTCTATCCGCTTACGTTTAGAGAAAGGTGAGCAGTCACTACTATTCTTAAACCGGCGTGGGTATTCCCCCGTCATCGCCTGCGACGCCTGCGGCTGGATCAGCAACTGCACCCGCTGCACCGCGCATCTGGTCATGCATAAACTCGATCACAAATTGCGTTGCCATCATTGCGGTTTAGAGCAACGCATCCCAAGATCATGCCCGACCTGCGGCAATGTTGACTTGCAACCTCTGGGTCGCGGCACCCAAAGAATCGAAGAAAGCCTTGCCCATATTTTCCCAGAAGCAAGAGTGTTCCGGATTGACGCCGATTCCACCCGACGCAAAGGCAGTGCCGAAGCCGCTTTTGATACCGTCCACCGTGGCGAAGTTGACATCCTGATCGGTACCCAAATGGTCGCCAAAGGTCACGACTTTAAAAACCTCAGTCTGGTTGCTGCGCTTAATCCCGATTCTGCCCTATTCTCGCAAGACTACCGTGCGAGCGAACGCCTGTTTGCTCAACTGATGCAAGTCGCCGGTCGCGCCGGCCGCGCCGCCCGCAAAGAAGGCGGCAACCTCAGCGAAGTCCTGATCCAGACACGCTACCCCGACCACCCGCTATATCACGCACTGATGGCGCACGACTACGACAGCTTCGCCAACGACTTGCTGCAAGAACGCGAACAGGCAGGCATGCCACCGTTTATCTACCAAGCCTTGTTACGTGCCGAAGCCAAAGAGCTACAAATCGCCCTCGACTTTCTGCACCAGGCCGCCGCCCTCGCCACCGACCCTGGCATCACCCTCAACGACCCCATTCCGATGACTATGACCCGCGTCGCCAACGTCGATCGCGCGCAACTATTAGTCGAATCCACCTTCCGACCCGCTTTGCAATACTTCCTAAAAAACTGGATCAACGACCTGCGCGCACTGAAGTCACGGGTGAAGTGGTCGGTTGAGATTGATCCTGTCGATATTTGA
- a CDS encoding SGNH/GDSL hydrolase family protein: MFPYLAELLALPLYPLLSWQGKRTRATTPRLPEASGARFGISHYQPELVYGDNNADRNVDGDIGFRLLSIGESPVAGVGVVNQELAITAQLAKALASRLKTGVSWQAIGKNGADIASAIQHLLPQLFNLADKSTQIDLVFVAFGVNDTTAFRSDQRYRAELCQLLTAIQQQLAPKQILLSGVPPMHAFPALPQPLRFVLGSKAKALDLVAKKLVSQLGDGRGNVSHVPMALDISDASLMAEDGYHPSAKGTKAWAEQLVAARYGQQLQYD; the protein is encoded by the coding sequence ATGTTTCCTTATCTGGCTGAATTACTCGCGCTGCCACTATATCCATTGTTATCATGGCAAGGCAAACGCACCCGTGCCACTACGCCACGCTTGCCAGAGGCCAGTGGAGCGCGTTTTGGCATTAGTCACTACCAGCCGGAGCTTGTTTATGGCGACAATAACGCTGATCGTAATGTTGACGGAGATATTGGCTTCCGGTTGCTCAGCATAGGAGAATCGCCCGTTGCTGGTGTTGGTGTAGTTAACCAGGAGCTAGCTATCACAGCGCAATTAGCAAAGGCGTTGGCCTCACGTTTGAAAACCGGTGTGAGTTGGCAAGCGATTGGTAAAAACGGCGCAGATATAGCGAGTGCGATTCAGCATTTGCTGCCGCAACTATTTAATTTGGCAGACAAATCAACGCAGATTGATCTAGTGTTTGTCGCATTTGGGGTCAACGACACGACGGCGTTCAGATCTGATCAGCGCTATCGAGCTGAGTTGTGTCAGCTATTAACCGCGATACAGCAGCAACTCGCACCAAAACAAATTCTGCTATCGGGCGTGCCGCCGATGCACGCATTTCCCGCTTTGCCGCAACCCTTAAGATTCGTTCTGGGCAGCAAAGCAAAAGCACTCGATCTGGTCGCCAAAAAGTTAGTTTCCCAATTAGGTGATGGACGTGGCAACGTCAGTCACGTCCCTATGGCGCTGGATATCAGCGATGCGTCATTAATGGCAGAAGATGGTTATCATCCTTCAGCCAAAGGCACGAAGGCGTGGGCAGAACAGTTAGTGGCGGCGCGTTATGGTCAGCAACTCCAATATGACTAA
- the atpD gene encoding F0F1 ATP synthase subunit beta, with protein sequence MANGKIVQCIGAVVDVEFPRDAMPKIYDALKMEGSELTLEVQQQLGDGIVRTIALGTSDGLRRGMIISNTGKPIMVPTGKATLGRIMDVLGNPIDECGPVSRETTASIHRKAPAYDELSPSQELLETGIKVIDLVCPFAKGGKVGLFGGAGVGKTVNMMELINNIAKAHSGLSVFAGVGERTREGNDFYHEMADAKVVDLENPENSKVAMVYGQMNEPPGNRLRVALTGLTIAEGFRDEGKDVLFFVDNIYRYTLAGTEVSALLGRMPSAVGYQPTLAEEMGRLQERITSTKTGSITSIQAVYVPADDLTDPSPATTFAHLDSTVVLSRDIASLGIYPAVDPLDSTSRQLDPQVVGVEHYETARAVQGTLQRYKELRDIIAILGMDELAPEDKLLVARARKMQRFLSQPFHVAEVFTGSPGKYVSLKDTIKGFKMIASGELDHLPEQAFYMVGTIDEAIEKAKKMAAA encoded by the coding sequence ATGGCTAATGGCAAAATCGTTCAGTGTATCGGCGCTGTTGTGGACGTTGAATTTCCACGTGACGCGATGCCTAAGATTTACGATGCCTTGAAAATGGAAGGCTCCGAACTGACTCTGGAAGTTCAGCAGCAATTGGGTGACGGCATTGTCCGTACGATTGCTCTGGGTACTTCTGACGGTCTGCGTCGCGGCATGATTATTTCAAACACTGGCAAACCTATCATGGTACCAACTGGCAAAGCAACGCTGGGTCGTATTATGGACGTATTGGGTAATCCAATTGATGAGTGTGGTCCGGTTAGTCGTGAAACTACCGCATCGATTCACCGTAAAGCACCTGCTTACGATGAACTGTCCCCATCGCAAGAATTGCTGGAAACCGGCATCAAGGTGATTGACCTGGTTTGCCCGTTCGCAAAAGGCGGTAAAGTTGGTTTGTTCGGTGGTGCCGGAGTAGGTAAGACCGTCAACATGATGGAACTGATCAATAACATCGCTAAAGCACACAGCGGCTTGTCCGTATTTGCCGGTGTTGGTGAGCGTACTCGTGAAGGTAATGACTTCTATCACGAAATGGCTGACGCAAAAGTAGTTGATCTGGAAAATCCAGAAAATTCTAAAGTTGCGATGGTGTACGGTCAGATGAATGAACCACCGGGCAACCGTCTGCGCGTTGCTTTGACAGGTTTGACGATCGCTGAAGGTTTCCGTGACGAAGGCAAAGACGTATTGTTCTTCGTCGATAACATCTATCGTTATACTTTGGCCGGTACTGAAGTTTCCGCATTGCTGGGTCGTATGCCTTCTGCTGTGGGTTACCAACCGACTTTGGCTGAAGAAATGGGCCGTCTGCAAGAGCGTATTACATCGACTAAAACTGGTTCGATCACATCGATCCAAGCGGTTTATGTTCCTGCCGATGATTTGACTGATCCATCTCCGGCTACGACGTTTGCTCACTTGGATTCCACTGTTGTTTTGTCCCGTGACATCGCTTCTCTGGGTATTTACCCAGCGGTTGATCCACTGGATTCAACATCACGTCAGTTGGATCCGCAAGTGGTTGGTGTAGAGCATTACGAAACAGCCCGTGCTGTTCAAGGTACTTTGCAACGCTACAAAGAATTGCGCGACATTATCGCGATTCTGGGTATGGACGAGTTGGCACCAGAAGACAAATTGTTGGTAGCGCGTGCACGTAAAATGCAACGTTTCCTGTCTCAGCCTTTCCACGTTGCTGAGGTATTTACTGGTTCCCCAGGTAAATACGTTTCACTGAAAGATACGATCAAGGGCTTCAAAATGATCGCTTCCGGTGAGCTCGATCACCTGCCAGAACAAGCGTTCTACATGGTAGGTACTATCGACGAAGCAATCGAAAAAGCGAAGAAAATGGCTGCTGCTTAA
- a CDS encoding F0F1 ATP synthase subunit epsilon, with product MAHTIHVDVVSAEELIFSGEAEFVALPGEAGELGIYPKHTPLITRIKPGAVRIKLVGQAEDEFVFVAGGLLEVQPNAVTVLADTAIRGSDLDEAKANEAKKLAEEALVNKESKIDYAQAQAELAVAIAQLAAIAKLRQKR from the coding sequence ATGGCACACACTATTCACGTTGACGTGGTTTCCGCAGAAGAGTTGATCTTCTCTGGCGAAGCCGAGTTCGTCGCGTTGCCGGGTGAGGCTGGTGAATTGGGTATCTATCCAAAACATACGCCATTGATCACTCGCATCAAGCCAGGCGCGGTACGCATCAAGCTGGTAGGCCAGGCAGAAGACGAATTTGTTTTCGTTGCTGGTGGTCTGTTAGAAGTGCAACCGAATGCCGTTACTGTTTTGGCCGACACCGCGATTCGCGGTAGCGATCTGGACGAGGCAAAAGCGAACGAAGCAAAAAAACTGGCTGAAGAAGCTTTGGTCAATAAAGAATCTAAAATTGACTATGCGCAAGCACAAGCAGAACTGGCAGTAGCAATAGCGCAGTTGGCAGCAATTGCAAAATTGCGCCAAAAGCGTTAA
- a CDS encoding DUF7010 family protein, translating to MKLSITQEQQQEMRHAHYDGAPGVLVSGLVWIAATLVCYQLGIDKAVWTLLIGGVFIYPISLVVTKAIGRPAKTSKDNALNQLGMASTIWLILCCAMAYGLFLLKPALFFPAMMATVGSRYLIFASIYGRSIFWVIGVSLIVAANLVLFAAVTPVLAAGLGGLVEVLFAFLVFSKASKSNIK from the coding sequence ATGAAACTGTCCATAACTCAAGAGCAGCAACAAGAGATGCGCCACGCCCACTATGATGGCGCCCCGGGCGTTCTGGTATCTGGTCTCGTTTGGATTGCTGCCACATTGGTATGCTATCAGCTCGGTATAGACAAGGCTGTATGGACTCTGCTCATAGGCGGTGTATTTATTTATCCAATTAGCCTCGTTGTGACAAAGGCGATAGGACGCCCCGCGAAAACAAGCAAAGACAACGCATTGAACCAACTTGGGATGGCATCGACAATTTGGCTAATCCTTTGCTGCGCGATGGCCTACGGTCTTTTCCTTTTAAAGCCCGCGTTATTTTTCCCCGCAATGATGGCAACGGTAGGAAGCCGCTACCTGATCTTTGCAAGCATCTACGGCAGATCAATTTTTTGGGTGATAGGCGTAAGCCTGATTGTCGCTGCAAATCTCGTCCTCTTCGCAGCGGTAACGCCTGTCCTTGCCGCTGGACTTGGTGGATTGGTCGAGGTTTTATTTGCATTTTTAGTGTTTTCAAAAGCGTCCAAGTCAAATATCAAATAA